Below is a genomic region from Granulicella sibirica.
GCGTACCAGCTCCGCTAGGGGATTGATCTCCAGATTCAACAGAGTTATCTGCCCACGAAGCAGTCGTGATCCGCAACCGATTGAAGGAGATCTCAAGAACATGCGAGTCGACATCATACCCGGAGCCCGCTTCCCTGATTACCAGTTAACCGACCACACCGCGACACGACGGAAACTCTCCGAACTTCAGGCTGCGGATCCCATGATCGTCGTGCTCAGTCGGGGAGGCTTCTGCCCAAAGGATCGACGCCAGGCGGAAGGGCTCCTCCAGCTACATCGTGAAATGGAAGTTGGCTACTGCCGCCTCGTCACCATCAGCACGGATAACCTTACGGAGACGAATGAATACCGCAACGGAGTCGGTGCTCACTGGCCTTTCCTGTCCGACGCTGGCCGTGTTATCCAAAAGGATCTCGACATCGCCGAATACACGGACACTTTGCACAATCCAATGATCCCCCACGTTGTTGTGCTTGAGCCGGATCTCATCATCCACAAGATCTATAGCGGGTACTGGTTCTTTGGAAGG
It encodes:
- a CDS encoding redoxin domain-containing protein; translated protein: MRVDIIPGARFPDYQLTDHTATRRKLSELQAADPMIVVLSRGGFCPKDRRQAEGLLQLHREMEVGYCRLVTISTDNLTETNEYRNGVGAHWPFLSDAGRVIQKDLDIAEYTDTLHNPMIPHVVVLEPDLIIHKIYSGYWFFGRPTMEDLRQDLRAVTRKCRPDWDITTPEMKRAWQEGRKELFYPYGKTYAETIRDKD